A genomic segment from Saccharicrinis carchari encodes:
- a CDS encoding pepsin/retropepsin-like aspartic protease family protein: MAILKTTKHLWVNLCISLSFVILFACTSGSRKQPSAMTFQLNNKTDTIPLIFNQEGTTIFTKCIINGKQYTFGFDTGADGTMINTNIPSHDLKKNSVFEDIDGNTFEAAEVLIDNFMLSEIEFSNCHFLSYPIRHYDGLLGGDILENLIWKIDFANKHIQITDSIERFKPKLPGIPFRLKNKRPVITVQVNGIETDFIIDTGLSGFALINKDQSALKNKLHHLQKWDVLGKNAGNNIFEKNDILYEKQVYYSIAGLEVANHAFEDEMIQINSNKDNVLGLDFLKRFNNVIIDYINQRIYFGEKQQYKTTDYYKNINYVINSSGVGISNYNTQPIISHLRNNLEPGISLGDTVLVINNNEVYKRNESYFHDRWVEKDNSYRFVASNYRKIMAEFYFQNDYNVITVKGKDSVISQKLKKQKNIELPDTFVNYPFLIKESPLFDWIKRQETEIGEYYLHIRKRPEQ; the protein is encoded by the coding sequence ATGGCAATATTAAAAACCACAAAACACCTTTGGGTAAATCTTTGCATTTCACTCTCATTTGTAATTTTGTTTGCTTGCACCTCTGGCTCGAGAAAGCAACCAAGTGCTATGACGTTTCAACTAAACAATAAAACAGATACAATTCCACTCATATTTAATCAGGAAGGGACAACAATATTTACAAAATGTATTATTAACGGCAAACAATATACGTTCGGGTTTGATACAGGGGCAGATGGAACAATGATTAATACAAATATTCCTTCGCATGATTTAAAAAAAAATAGTGTTTTTGAAGATATTGACGGTAATACATTTGAAGCAGCAGAAGTTTTAATTGACAATTTTATGCTTTCTGAAATTGAGTTTTCCAATTGTCATTTCTTAAGTTACCCAATCAGGCATTATGATGGTTTATTAGGAGGGGATATTCTGGAAAATTTGATATGGAAAATTGATTTTGCCAACAAACACATTCAAATAACGGACTCTATCGAGAGGTTTAAACCAAAACTTCCGGGCATTCCGTTTAGGCTCAAAAACAAGCGTCCTGTAATTACAGTTCAAGTAAATGGGATTGAAACTGATTTTATTATAGATACAGGACTGTCAGGGTTTGCACTGATTAACAAAGACCAAAGCGCACTTAAAAACAAACTACATCACTTACAAAAATGGGATGTCCTTGGGAAAAATGCAGGGAATAATATTTTTGAAAAAAATGATATTCTTTATGAAAAGCAGGTCTATTATTCCATCGCCGGTCTCGAGGTGGCCAACCATGCTTTTGAAGATGAAATGATCCAAATCAATTCTAATAAAGACAACGTATTGGGGCTTGATTTTTTAAAACGTTTTAACAATGTAATCATCGACTATATAAACCAAAGAATTTATTTTGGAGAAAAACAACAATATAAAACAACTGATTATTACAAGAATATCAATTACGTTATTAATTCATCAGGGGTGGGCATTTCCAATTATAATACACAACCTATCATCTCTCATTTACGCAATAATCTGGAACCAGGCATTAGCCTTGGCGATACCGTGCTGGTAATAAATAACAATGAGGTGTATAAAAGAAACGAATCTTATTTTCATGATAGGTGGGTCGAAAAAGACAATTCCTACAGGTTTGTTGCCTCTAATTATCGAAAAATAATGGCTGAGTTCTATTTTCAAAATGATTATAATGTAATAACGGTAAAAGGTAAAGATAGTGTTATTTCGCAAAAATTAAAGAAACAAAAGAACATCGAGCTCCCCGATACTTTTGTTAATTACCCATTTTTAATAAAAGAATCCCCACTATTTGATTGGATAAAAAGACAAGAAACAGAAATTGGAGAATATTACCTACACATCAGAAAAAGACCTGAACAATAA
- a CDS encoding pepsin/retropepsin-like aspartic protease family protein has protein sequence MKNTKRKKNLAFLLLTAISTFCLLSCSEQELSIEFPKEQQVVEIPFHYCISGNMITKAVILEDTLSLIIDTGASMSIVPTNNSLLGANTTTTAADSKGITRKLPTTKVKHIEWGGVIIKNLTCAMLDSLNFNADGIIGGDLLRNFCVKIDNVRKKIMLAKSSGAFEPEGECIPFDLQYNCIYFAETLAGKKDTFLFDSGYSGEINIGTPSAHLEDKVKDDNQIWIDGSIGLFSTKSNPLKDSVVCVLANFSLGDKKIAHTIVAYNNGVNYNLIGTVFIRRFASITIDYPASIIWFTFPDDIDFVKFSGKRVKDVPAAYLNLFYKRINSLGMQLNKSVPFTIHALQYRQAYENIQAGDTLVGIDNMLFNEATMDKIIETDSRTKFYVEEDTIRQKAEVLNTFSRGNKAILHFLKHGKIESVSAVRDTQMSPLPALAYGFSSDDFKYGFSAIRFDLKNLWMGIPWSTLMGKEQTVTFYKNGKEQTVSNIPPEDE, from the coding sequence ATGAAAAACACAAAACGCAAAAAAAACTTAGCCTTTCTTCTCCTTACAGCAATTTCAACATTTTGCTTGCTTAGTTGTAGCGAGCAGGAATTATCCATTGAATTTCCCAAAGAGCAACAAGTTGTTGAAATTCCTTTCCACTATTGTATTAGTGGAAACATGATTACCAAGGCTGTTATTTTAGAAGATACCCTCAGTCTGATTATTGACACAGGAGCATCCATGAGCATTGTCCCAACCAACAACAGCCTGTTGGGGGCAAATACGACTACAACAGCTGCCGACTCCAAAGGAATTACACGAAAGTTGCCTACGACAAAAGTAAAGCACATTGAATGGGGAGGTGTAATCATAAAAAATTTGACCTGTGCTATGCTCGATTCACTGAATTTTAATGCTGATGGCATTATTGGGGGTGACCTATTACGCAACTTCTGTGTAAAGATTGATAACGTTCGGAAAAAGATTATGCTGGCAAAAAGTTCAGGAGCGTTTGAGCCTGAAGGGGAATGCATCCCTTTTGATTTACAATACAATTGCATTTACTTCGCAGAAACTTTGGCAGGGAAAAAGGATACATTCCTTTTCGATTCCGGCTATTCGGGCGAAATTAATATTGGTACTCCGAGTGCTCACTTAGAGGATAAGGTTAAAGACGATAACCAAATATGGATAGATGGGAGCATCGGACTATTCTCGACAAAATCAAATCCGCTAAAAGATTCTGTTGTCTGTGTTTTAGCCAACTTTAGCCTGGGAGATAAAAAGATTGCCCATACAATTGTTGCATACAATAACGGCGTAAACTATAATCTTATTGGCACCGTGTTCATACGCCGTTTTGCATCCATAACTATTGATTACCCGGCTTCCATTATCTGGTTTACATTCCCCGATGACATTGATTTCGTAAAATTTTCCGGGAAAAGGGTTAAAGATGTGCCTGCTGCATACCTCAATCTTTTTTACAAGCGCATCAACTCGCTGGGGATGCAACTAAATAAATCGGTGCCTTTTACAATTCATGCCCTACAATATCGACAAGCCTATGAAAATATACAAGCGGGCGACACACTGGTTGGTATCGACAATATGCTTTTTAACGAGGCAACAATGGATAAAATTATTGAAACAGATAGCCGTACAAAGTTTTATGTGGAGGAAGATACAATCAGGCAGAAAGCAGAGGTGCTAAATACCTTTAGCCGTGGAAATAAAGCAATTTTGCATTTTCTAAAACACGGAAAAATTGAATCGGTCAGCGCTGTGCGCGACACACAAATGAGTCCACTCCCAGCTTTAGCCTATGGTTTTTCATCAGATGATTTTAAATATGGATTTTCCGCCATACGCTTTGATTTAAAAAACTTATGGATGGGCATTCCATGGTCAACCCTAATGGGCAAGGAACAAACAGTAACGTTCTATAAAAATGGTAAAGAACAAACGGTGTCAAATATACCCCCGGAAGATGAATAA
- a CDS encoding CPBP family intramembrane glutamic endopeptidase, with protein sequence MNDKILKKMYAFILMVLILLIYPVLSGILVYIVGNIDLSLLKWPQLWSYVTFVIFLLIFYKDLRLKSSFKIPTWKDLVLALLIVFALHISMIFIHNIDMENATVYGWNRNPYQIIFFVLLTPIFEEMGFRILIINKFKHRLNFWIIAIIISIYFALIHFGSFYAHVSLFIFSLVLVRLYYILKNGTLLILIHVLYNGIIAIENTLWKDFFNANSALLQSPTYYIIAGVSMTMLSFLFFKTGWHRVKGFLN encoded by the coding sequence ATGAACGATAAAATTTTGAAAAAAATGTACGCATTCATATTAATGGTATTAATACTTTTGATATATCCAGTATTATCAGGGATACTCGTCTATATTGTTGGGAATATTGACTTATCGTTGCTTAAATGGCCGCAGCTATGGTCTTATGTTACTTTTGTCATATTCTTATTGATATTCTACAAAGACCTAAGGCTAAAATCAAGTTTTAAAATACCAACTTGGAAAGATTTAGTGCTTGCACTCCTCATAGTATTCGCATTACACATAAGTATGATATTTATCCATAATATAGATATGGAAAATGCAACGGTTTATGGCTGGAACAGAAATCCTTATCAAATTATATTCTTTGTATTGTTAACGCCCATTTTCGAGGAAATGGGTTTCCGAATATTGATTATAAACAAATTTAAACATAGACTAAATTTCTGGATTATAGCCATTATCATATCTATCTATTTTGCCTTAATTCATTTTGGAAGTTTTTATGCGCATGTCAGTTTATTTATCTTTTCATTGGTTTTGGTAAGGTTATATTATATTCTAAAAAATGGCACCTTGTTAATACTTATCCATGTACTGTACAATGGAATAATTGCGATTGAAAACACTTTATGGAAAGATTTCTTCAATGCTAACAGTGCTCTTTTGCAATCGCCAACATATTACATAATTGCCGGTGTTTCAATGACAATGCTAAGTTTCCTGTTTTTTAAAACTGGCTGGCATAGGGTAAAGGGTTTTTTAAATTAA
- a CDS encoding CPBP family intramembrane glutamic endopeptidase, whose product MKIIKILSIALLPLLVTFILEAAITVLLLSLTNLMPQQVAFASHIGRIVVVVYLIVILRKKGSININLFKDNSFNIAFIFWCVAYSLISIAIGHLWTEGEPQYLVAREFGILRIISALFIATWSEEVLFRAWLLDYLRKKGINVMLALFINALLFAFWHYNAMYIDIWRVLLLHFFSGLFLGFIFLYTNNILYSIAAHFLINLTYFFISILNLPIAYAYPILAVSGIYFLFFVYKIIKGPNRSVSP is encoded by the coding sequence ATGAAAATTATTAAAATACTGTCAATTGCACTACTCCCTTTATTGGTAACTTTTATTTTAGAAGCAGCCATTACAGTTTTACTCCTATCATTAACTAATCTGATGCCTCAGCAGGTAGCCTTTGCAAGTCATATTGGACGAATCGTAGTTGTCGTTTACCTCATCGTTATCCTCCGCAAAAAAGGCAGTATTAATATAAACCTCTTTAAAGATAACAGTTTTAATATAGCATTTATTTTTTGGTGTGTCGCATATTCGTTGATCAGCATTGCAATTGGTCATCTATGGACTGAAGGCGAGCCACAGTACCTTGTGGCAAGGGAATTTGGGATATTGAGAATCATAAGTGCTTTGTTTATTGCCACTTGGAGCGAGGAGGTACTTTTTAGAGCCTGGCTGCTCGATTACCTTAGAAAAAAGGGAATAAATGTAATGCTTGCTCTTTTTATCAATGCTTTGCTTTTTGCTTTTTGGCATTACAATGCCATGTACATAGATATTTGGCGAGTGCTTCTTTTACACTTTTTTAGCGGGTTGTTTTTAGGATTTATTTTTCTATACACCAATAACATCCTTTACTCCATTGCGGCACATTTTTTAATCAACCTAACATATTTTTTTATTTCTATCCTCAATTTACCCATAGCCTATGCATATCCAATACTTGCTGTTTCCGGCATTTATTTTTTATTTTTCGTTTACAAGATTATCAAAGGGCCTAATCGCTCGGTTTCTCCCTGA
- a CDS encoding galactosyltransferase-related protein, whose product MDVTAELTIVIPVRIDCKERKENLDIVLFSILETTSAFIIILEADSKRQYFFKEREDRIKYVFIHDDNPILHRTHYLNKLLKMSETDKVGIWDTDVILNAKQIKDGINAINNGITLCYPYDGRFLFLGAKQSNQVRYNMTSFLNLTDENTTDVPTALGRPSVGGAFIVNKDRYLQAGGENENFYGWGPEDAERLKRMEILQEPIARIKGPLFHLYHPRGINSACGYTERDKNNVNELIKVCSMKTAEMHDYIDTWTWKS is encoded by the coding sequence ATGGATGTAACTGCTGAACTGACTATTGTTATACCCGTCAGAATTGATTGTAAAGAACGAAAAGAGAATCTGGATATTGTTTTATTCTCAATACTTGAAACGACAAGTGCATTTATAATTATTTTGGAAGCGGATAGCAAACGGCAATATTTTTTTAAAGAACGAGAAGACAGGATAAAGTATGTCTTTATTCATGACGATAATCCCATACTTCATAGAACGCATTATTTAAATAAATTATTGAAAATGTCCGAAACCGATAAAGTAGGAATATGGGATACAGATGTTATTTTGAATGCTAAACAAATAAAAGATGGCATCAATGCCATCAATAATGGAATTACGCTTTGTTACCCATATGATGGACGTTTTTTGTTTTTAGGTGCAAAACAAAGTAATCAGGTGAGATATAATATGACCTCCTTTTTAAACCTAACAGATGAAAATACGACAGATGTGCCCACAGCTTTGGGCCGACCTTCTGTAGGAGGAGCTTTTATCGTAAATAAAGATCGTTACTTACAAGCGGGAGGGGAGAATGAAAATTTTTATGGTTGGGGGCCGGAAGATGCTGAACGTTTAAAACGTATGGAAATTCTTCAAGAACCTATTGCACGAATCAAAGGGCCCTTGTTTCATTTGTACCATCCCCGTGGTATCAATTCAGCCTGCGGTTATACCGAAAGGGATAAAAACAATGTAAATGAACTGATAAAAGTGTGTAGTATGAAAACAGCCGAAATGCATGATTATATAGATACATGGACATGGAAAAGTTAA
- a CDS encoding lanthionine synthetase LanC family protein, with translation MEEQYMFLNEYTDRLIEKGKCCSDIGLWNGKMGIAIYLLHAARITQNEKYNNEAFNLIDAIYEQVSYKMPFCFDNGLLGIACGFEYIISKGFADADNDEMLSEIDLVAQNIIESRPTDTINLKKGICGVGYYLYYRLKHRPDKADDMATLKLKEYLIYWIDWMETTLLNTKDRHNYNDAYFLLCRLQKLNIFNYKVEKLINLCLRKIIDFNCLISDNYELLGINSLKVLKPWM, from the coding sequence ATGGAAGAGCAATACATGTTTTTAAACGAATATACCGACCGCCTAATAGAAAAAGGGAAATGCTGCTCGGATATTGGTCTTTGGAATGGGAAAATGGGCATTGCCATTTATTTGTTGCATGCTGCACGAATAACGCAAAATGAAAAATATAATAACGAAGCATTTAATTTGATTGATGCCATTTACGAACAAGTTTCTTATAAAATGCCGTTTTGTTTTGACAATGGGTTGTTGGGAATCGCTTGCGGATTCGAGTATATTATCAGTAAAGGGTTTGCGGATGCAGACAACGATGAAATGTTATCAGAAATAGATCTCGTGGCACAAAACATCATCGAATCACGTCCTACCGATACAATCAACCTAAAAAAAGGCATTTGCGGTGTTGGTTACTATCTGTATTACCGCCTAAAACACAGGCCAGATAAGGCTGATGATATGGCTACCTTGAAACTTAAAGAATACTTGATTTATTGGATTGATTGGATGGAGACTACACTCCTAAATACAAAAGATAGACATAATTATAACGATGCCTATTTCTTGCTTTGTAGGTTACAGAAATTAAACATATTCAATTATAAAGTAGAAAAACTAATAAACCTCTGCTTACGGAAAATAATTGATTTCAATTGCCTGATATCTGATAACTATGAATTATTAGGGATAAATTCATTAAAAGTTTTGAAACCATGGATGTAA
- a CDS encoding HlyD family secretion protein: MSDVQLRQIYRDKIYNYRPSRIMRWGVSFFFLFLMLIIVVSGFVKYPDIVPASAEITSINPPANLMARMNGKIEEVFVEEGQSVVKDKVLILLESTARFKDIRVLTDYISMLDSITLNNVDSTVRHPSFFKDKLVLGDIQQNYSELIINYTELYRFLNSGFFEEEHKSLRKKEIVQREYLHQLIQKRTLLEQQFKLAEKRYRRDSIIFDQELIAESEYEQSYQNILQFRSVLVDMDIDIVNSSAALEQLGYDLTKMELKHKADKQQFVVRLTQNIYLLKSRIEAWKQNYLIVAPVDGIVSFTTFWSRNQNVKTGEMVLSVVPDDSMKVKVRLQFPIQNSGKVKEGQRVNIKLHNYPYQEFGMLVGHLSGISKVPNELLYSADVVLADGLVTSYGEKLPRVQQLMGSAEILTDDLSLLMRFFNPLRAVFEEKVQM; encoded by the coding sequence ATGTCAGATGTTCAGTTAAGACAGATATACAGAGATAAGATTTATAATTATCGCCCGTCGCGGATAATGAGATGGGGGGTAAGCTTCTTCTTCCTATTTTTAATGTTGATTATTGTGGTGTCGGGTTTTGTAAAGTACCCTGACATAGTACCCGCATCCGCTGAGATTACAAGCATAAACCCGCCCGCTAATCTTATGGCCCGGATGAATGGTAAAATTGAAGAGGTATTTGTTGAGGAAGGTCAAAGCGTTGTAAAAGATAAGGTACTTATCCTATTGGAATCAACGGCCAGGTTTAAAGATATTAGGGTATTGACTGATTATATTTCAATGCTCGACTCCATTACCTTAAACAATGTTGATTCAACAGTCCGGCATCCGTCGTTTTTTAAGGATAAGCTCGTATTGGGCGACATTCAACAAAACTATTCCGAACTGATTATCAATTATACCGAATTGTATCGCTTCCTTAATTCGGGCTTTTTTGAAGAGGAGCATAAATCGTTGCGTAAAAAAGAAATCGTTCAGCGGGAGTATCTGCATCAATTGATACAAAAAAGGACTTTGTTAGAACAGCAATTTAAACTGGCCGAAAAGAGATACAGGCGCGACTCCATTATATTTGACCAAGAGCTGATTGCCGAAAGCGAATATGAACAAAGTTATCAGAACATACTCCAATTTAGATCGGTATTGGTAGATATGGATATAGATATTGTGAATAGTAGCGCGGCATTGGAACAACTGGGTTATGATTTAACAAAGATGGAACTGAAACACAAAGCCGACAAACAACAATTTGTTGTACGATTGACTCAAAACATATACTTGTTAAAGTCGCGGATAGAAGCCTGGAAACAAAATTATTTGATTGTGGCCCCCGTTGACGGCATTGTGAGTTTTACCACTTTTTGGAGCCGCAACCAAAACGTTAAAACCGGCGAAATGGTTCTCTCCGTCGTTCCCGACGACTCCATGAAAGTAAAAGTGCGTTTGCAATTCCCTATTCAAAATTCAGGGAAAGTTAAGGAAGGGCAACGCGTGAATATTAAATTGCACAATTACCCTTATCAGGAGTTCGGGATGCTCGTTGGCCATTTGTCCGGCATCTCAAAAGTCCCCAACGAATTGCTGTACAGTGCCGACGTGGTTCTCGCCGACGGCCTTGTTACATCTTACGGCGAAAAGCTGCCCAGGGTGCAACAGTTAATGGGCAGTGCAGAAATTTTAACCGATGATTTGAGTTTGCTGATGCGCTTTTTCAACCCCCTCAGGGCGGTTTTTGAGGAGAAAGTACAAATGTAG
- a CDS encoding peptidase domain-containing ABC transporter, with the protein MRKSLHKITQFPTYIQHDQMDCGPACLKIISRYYRKTFSLKYLRDRCYITREGVSLFDIGRAAEDMGFRTLAIKVGFEDFIAKMPLPLVVHWKQKHFVVVYKITRNKIYVSDPAQGLISYKYKEFREAWEMPNGVGAVLVLEPTPEFYDQEDTETKASFRHFMKYLKPHHKYLAQVIVGMVAGIFIGLLSPFISQAIVDFGIGSGNIQFINIMLAAGLILAISSMASGFIQSRLMLYISERVNMSMVSDFLRKTLRLPIPFFERKMVSDLLTRIADHDRIQSFIMSTFLGIFINILLFIVYSLLMLYYESNMFMVFMIGNAVYTGWIFLFLKQRKKLDNQLFESRTTNQNELLELLESINEIKVNNIANRRRWKWEFSRYKIYGLRVKNMDLNQIEATGATFIIHTQGIFITYIAALNVIEGTMTLGMMMAAQYILGQLNAPIKSMIGFVHSLQFAKISLKRVNEVILDEEPEQSKSNMPVPLDKGIDIRGLDFHYNPNLNKVLDNINLHIPQGKVTAIVGESGSGKTTLIKILLRFYDPTQGEIDIGGVPLDSIELYRWRNTCGAVLQDGKLFNDTILYNITLEDEDTNVDKKQLLSAIRLANIEEFVNERPLKLYTPLGTNGSGVSQGQKQRILIARAIYKDPDFIFLDEATNSLDANNERKISKNLEKILEGKTAIVIAHRLSTVKNAHNIVVLDKGRVAEQGTHEELIKLKGIYYNLVANQLELD; encoded by the coding sequence GTGAGAAAATCATTGCATAAAATAACTCAGTTCCCCACCTACATACAACACGACCAGATGGATTGCGGGCCGGCTTGCCTGAAGATTATCTCCAGGTATTACCGTAAAACCTTTTCATTAAAATACCTGCGCGATCGTTGTTATATCACCCGCGAGGGTGTTTCGCTGTTCGATATTGGACGAGCGGCCGAGGATATGGGCTTCCGCACCCTGGCTATCAAGGTGGGCTTTGAGGATTTTATTGCAAAAATGCCCTTGCCCCTGGTGGTACATTGGAAACAAAAACATTTTGTGGTGGTGTATAAAATAACCCGCAACAAAATTTATGTTTCGGACCCTGCACAGGGACTGATAAGCTATAAGTACAAAGAATTTAGGGAGGCATGGGAAATGCCCAATGGCGTGGGCGCCGTTTTGGTGCTGGAGCCCACCCCGGAGTTTTACGATCAGGAAGATACAGAGACCAAAGCATCGTTCCGGCACTTTATGAAATACCTGAAGCCGCACCATAAATACCTGGCACAAGTTATCGTGGGGATGGTGGCCGGCATTTTTATCGGTTTGCTTTCGCCCTTTATTTCGCAGGCCATCGTTGATTTTGGTATTGGATCGGGCAACATCCAGTTTATCAACATCATGTTGGCAGCCGGGCTTATCCTTGCCATTAGTTCCATGGCATCGGGATTTATTCAAAGCCGTTTAATGCTGTACATTTCGGAGCGCGTAAATATGAGCATGGTAAGCGATTTTTTGCGTAAAACATTGCGCTTGCCCATTCCGTTTTTCGAACGAAAAATGGTCAGCGACCTGTTGACGCGTATTGCCGATCACGACCGCATCCAATCGTTTATCATGTCCACCTTTTTGGGCATTTTTATCAACATACTGCTGTTCATTGTTTACAGCTTGCTGATGCTCTACTACGAGAGCAATATGTTTATGGTGTTTATGATTGGCAATGCTGTTTATACCGGATGGATATTCCTGTTTTTAAAGCAACGCAAAAAATTGGACAACCAACTTTTTGAGTCGCGTACAACAAACCAAAACGAGCTATTGGAGCTATTGGAAAGCATAAACGAGATAAAGGTGAACAACATAGCCAACCGGCGCCGTTGGAAATGGGAATTTAGCCGCTACAAAATATATGGCTTAAGGGTAAAAAATATGGACCTAAACCAGATAGAGGCAACCGGCGCCACATTTATTATACATACGCAGGGTATATTCATTACCTATATTGCTGCGCTCAACGTAATTGAGGGCACAATGACCCTGGGGATGATGATGGCGGCCCAATATATTTTGGGCCAGTTAAATGCGCCCATCAAAAGTATGATAGGCTTTGTACATTCGTTGCAATTTGCAAAAATCAGCCTCAAACGCGTTAACGAAGTCATCCTGGACGAGGAGCCGGAGCAATCGAAATCTAATATGCCCGTTCCCTTAGATAAGGGGATTGACATAAGGGGACTGGATTTTCATTATAACCCCAACCTAAACAAGGTATTGGATAATATTAATTTACACATACCCCAAGGCAAGGTTACGGCTATAGTTGGAGAGAGCGGAAGCGGTAAAACCACGCTGATAAAAATACTATTGCGGTTTTACGATCCCACACAAGGCGAAATTGATATTGGCGGCGTGCCGTTAGACAGTATTGAACTTTACAGGTGGCGCAACACATGCGGTGCCGTTTTACAGGACGGCAAGCTTTTTAACGATACTATTTTATACAACATTACCCTGGAAGATGAAGATACGAATGTGGATAAAAAGCAATTGCTCAGCGCCATCCGATTGGCCAACATCGAGGAGTTTGTCAACGAGCGTCCGCTCAAGCTTTATACGCCATTAGGCACAAATGGGTCCGGCGTGAGCCAGGGGCAGAAGCAACGGATACTTATTGCCAGGGCCATTTATAAAGACCCCGATTTTATTTTCCTGGACGAGGCAACCAACTCCCTCGATGCCAATAACGAACGAAAAATATCGAAGAACCTGGAAAAAATACTGGAAGGCAAAACGGCCATCGTAATTGCTCATCGCCTGAGCACGGTAAAAAATGCCCACAATATTGTGGTCCTAGATAAAGGAAGGGTTGCTGAACAGGGCACACACGAGGAACTGATAAAGCTAAAAGGAATTTACTATAACCTGGTGGCCAACCAACTCGAATTAGATTAA